Proteins encoded together in one Phyllostomus discolor isolate MPI-MPIP mPhyDis1 chromosome 6, mPhyDis1.pri.v3, whole genome shotgun sequence window:
- the LOC114500523 gene encoding LOW QUALITY PROTEIN: olfactory receptor 2D3-like (The sequence of the model RefSeq protein was modified relative to this genomic sequence to represent the inferred CDS: substituted 1 base at 1 genomic stop codon), protein MGEENQTFVAEFIFLNLSQDLKTQILLFVLFLIIYLVTELGNLLIIILIFVDSQLHTPMYFCLRNLSFADLCFSTSIVPQVLVHFLENRKTISFRGCMAQIIVFLLVGCTECALLAVMSYDRYVAVCKPLHYSTIMTQQVCFQLAVASWASGTVVSLVDITFTFQLPYXGQNIINHYFCEPPALLKLASADTYSTEMAIFAMGVVILLAPVSLILVSYWHIISTVIQLQSSKGRLKAVSTCGSHIIVIVLFYGSGIFTCVQPNSKTIKEQDKTSVFYTVVTPMLNPIIYSLRNKDVKGTLGKLSRRKTFSHRQ, encoded by the coding sequence ATGGGAGAAGAAAACCAAACTTTTGTGGCTGAGTTCATCTTCCTCAACCTTTCCCAGGACTTGAAGACCCAGATCCtgctgtttgttctttttctcatcatttatCTGGTGACTGAGCTTGGAAACCTGCTTATCATCATTCTCATCTTCGTGGATTCTCAGCTCCACACGCCCATGTATTTTTGTCTTAGAAACCTCTCTTTTGCAGATCTTTGCTTCTCTACTAGCATTGTCCCTCAAGTGCTGGTCCACTTCCTGGAAAATAGGAAAACTATTTCTTTCAGGGGGTGTATGGCACAGATCATTGTCTTCCTTCTGGTTGGGTGCACAGAGTGTGCACTACTGGCGGTGATGTCCTATGACCGGTATGTGGCTGTCTGCAAGCCTCTGCACTACTCCACCATAATGACACAACAAGTATGTTTCCAGCTGGCTGTAGCATCCTGGGCCAGTGGGACAGTAGTGTCTCTGGTGGACATCACCTTTACCTTCCAACTTCCCTATTGAGGGCAGAACATCATAAATCACTACTTTTGTGAACCTCCTGCACTCTTGAAGCTGGCTTCAGCAGACACCTACAGCACAGAAATGGCCATCTTTGCAATGGGTGTGGTCATCCTCCTAGCTCCTGTCTCCCTGATCCTTGTCTCCTACTGGCACATTATCTCCACTGTGATCCAGCTGCAGTCCAGCAAGGGAAGGCTCAAGGCTGTCTCTACCTGTGGCTCCCACATCATTGTCATTGTCCTTTTCTATGGGTCGGGAATATTCACCTGCGTGCAGCCAAACTCCAAGACCATTAAAGAGCAGGATAAGACATCTGTGTTTTATACAGTGGTGACACCAATGTTGAACCCCATAATTTATAGCCTGAGAAACAAGGATGTCAAAGGGACTCTCGGGAAACTGAGTAGAAGAAAGACTTTTTCTCACAGGCAGTGA